GGCGAAAATGTGTTAATTGAAATGCAGGCTGTAAATGTACCAGCTTTTGGCAAAAGAATTCTTTATAACACAGCCAAAATGTATGTAAATCAACTAAAATTAGGG
The sequence above is drawn from the Planktothrix serta PCC 8927 genome and encodes:
- a CDS encoding PD-(D/E)XK nuclease family transposase, whose amino-acid sequence is GENVLIEMQAVNVPAFGKRILYNTAKMYVNQLKLGEVYPELRAAIGVAVTDFIMFNEHNKVISQFTLK